From the Cyanobacteriota bacterium genome, the window TAAAAATTATAGGGCATAATATAATTACCTACATGAAAATATTAGTAAGTAACGACGATGGAATTTGGGCTGAAGGAATTAGAGCTCTAGCAAATGCATTAGCAAAGGACCATGAGGTTTATGTCTGTGCGCCCGATCGAGAGAGATCAGCAACCGGTCACTCAATGAGCTTGCACAAACCACTTATGGTTAGCCTAGCTAAGACCAGCGATCTAATTGGCAACGCCAAAGCAGCACACATGACTTCAGGCACCCCCGCCGACTGCTCCAAAGTCGCTCTAGGAGCGCTCTTCAAAGACATCAAGTTTGACTTAATGGTTTCAGGAATTAATCATGGACCCAATCTTGGTATAGATGTACTTTATTCAGGTACAGTATCTGCTGCAATGGAAGCGATGCTACTTGGGGTACCAGCAATTGCAACATCTCTTTATAGCTATAGCTCCAAGGATTTTGATCCTGCAGCTGAATGGATACGAGAGTTTATCAAAAACAACGACCTGCCAAAGCTAATCCCCAACCGCAGTTTCCTCAATATCAATATTCCACCAGGACCAAGCGACAAATATCGCGGTGTAGAAATAACCAAACTTGGTAATAGAGCCTATGAAGAGAACTATGAAGAAAGACAAGACCCTCGCGGCAATAAGTACTTCTGGCTGGCTGGCGCACCAATAGAAGGGCTTGAAGTAGACGGCACAGATGGTTATGCCCTGCTAAATCACAAGATTTCGATTACTCCAGTTCGCTTTGATATGACTTACTATGATCAACTTGATGAATTAGGTTCTAATTTGAAGTTTTAGCCCTTGACACCAAGCTAATCCAAGGGTAGACTTCAGATTATCTTGGTATGCTAAAAAGAAATCTTGAGAAAAAAATAAAAGAATACCTCAATCAATTTCCTTGTGTAGTTTTGATTGGGGCAAGGCAAGTTGGCAAGAGTACTTTGCTCAAAAAAGTCCTGCCTAAAGCCAAGTTTTATGATCTTGAGAACTTGAGTGATTTTGACTTCATCAATGTAGATCCACAGTTCTTTTTAGAAAACCAAAAAGAGACAATAATTATTGATGAAGCCCAACACTGTCCTAATTTATTCAAAGCACTTCGGGTATCTATCGATCAAGATCGACAAAAAACTGGCCGTTATCTCCTAAGCGGATCTAGCTCTCCTCAACTCTTAAACAATATTAGCGAATCACTTGCAGGCAGAGTGGCAATCGTAGACATACCTTGCTTAGCTTGGAATGAAGCGCTTGCAAAACCTAAATCACGATTCTATGATTTTCTTGACACTCCAGCCAAATTCTCTAGCCTCAAAGCGCTTTATAGTAGAGAAGAATTACTTGAACTCTGTTTTTACGGACTTTACCCTGAACCATTTTTGGCAAGAGCAGATATCAATTTTTATAGAGCCTGGCAAGAAAATTATTTTAGAACCTACATAGAGAGAGACGTTCGGGCACTCTTTCCAAATCTAGAGCTTGAAAAATACCGCAAACTCATAATGATGCTTGCACAAAGTTCGGGTGAAACCATTAAGTACTCAAACTACGCAACTTCTTTAGGTATCTCTGAACCAACCGTCAAAAAATATCTAGAAATTGCAGAAGGTACTTTCATCTGGTCTAAACTCCAAGCTTTTGATCGCAATTCCAAAAAACGACTTATTAAAATGCCCAAAGGCTACCTAAGAGATACTTTATTA encodes:
- the surE gene encoding 5'/3'-nucleotidase SurE, yielding KIIGHNIITYMKILVSNDDGIWAEGIRALANALAKDHEVYVCAPDRERSATGHSMSLHKPLMVSLAKTSDLIGNAKAAHMTSGTPADCSKVALGALFKDIKFDLMVSGINHGPNLGIDVLYSGTVSAAMEAMLLGVPAIATSLYSYSSKDFDPAAEWIREFIKNNDLPKLIPNRSFLNINIPPGPSDKYRGVEITKLGNRAYEENYEERQDPRGNKYFWLAGAPIEGLEVDGTDGYALLNHKISITPVRFDMTYYDQLDELGSNLKF
- a CDS encoding ATP-binding protein, with amino-acid sequence MLKRNLEKKIKEYLNQFPCVVLIGARQVGKSTLLKKVLPKAKFYDLENLSDFDFINVDPQFFLENQKETIIIDEAQHCPNLFKALRVSIDQDRQKTGRYLLSGSSSPQLLNNISESLAGRVAIVDIPCLAWNEALAKPKSRFYDFLDTPAKFSSLKALYSREELLELCFYGLYPEPFLARADINFYRAWQENYFRTYIERDVRALFPNLELEKYRKLIMMLAQSSGETIKYSNYATSLGISEPTVKKYLEIAEGTFIWSKLQAFDRNSKKRLIKMPKGYLRDTLLINYSYKLHDLDQMQTQAKFGLIWESFVQEQIHKNLQNILPKPSFYYYRTQNKAEIDLVIESSKSLIPIEIKTGSSFKKDQLTNLKHFIEEFSCPYGLIINNANEIRQLSEKIYQVPACFI